Part of the Aquimarina sp. TRL1 genome, CCTTTTGTCCTTTTAATCCTCTGTCAATACTCCTAATTTTGTTTCTATCAAAAGAACAAAGTTATGTTATCAAAAAATCAAAAAACACTCCCCGTTTTATTACTAATCGATATCCAAAAGGGATTCGATGATATTGCATATTGGGGCGGAGAACGAAACAATCCGACTGCAGAAGAAAACATAAAAAAAATTCTCGATCTATGGAGAGAAAAACAACTTCCTTTATTCCATATTCAACACTGTTCTGTTAACCCAATATCACCATTAGCTGCAAAAAACCCAGGCAATGAATTTAAAAATATTGTCACTCCATTACCTACAGAAGTTGTTATTAAAAAAAGCGTAAATAGTGCATTCATAGGAACAGATTTAAAAGAAAGACTGAATTCTTTACATGCAGACACAGTTATCATTGTGGGATTAACCACCGACCATTGCGTCTCCACTACAACACGAATGGCAGCTAATTTCGGATATAATACTTTCTTAATCCACGATGCTACTGCCACATTCAACAAAAAAGATCACAATGGACAGCTATATAGTGCTCAAGAAATTCACGATACTGCCATTGCGAGCCTTCATGAAGAATTCGCAACAATCCTGAATACAGATACACTTCTACTAAAAATAACCTCATCATAAGTGAATACTTTTTTTAGAATTCAATTGTTTTTATAATTCCTAAAACAGCAGAAATAATGTACTCTACACCTATCGCTATAACAATAAAGCCAATAATTCTAGACAAGCCATTAATCCCGGAAGCACCGAGCATTTTTACGATCAGGTGAGAGCTTTTTAATATTCCATAAATCGTTATAGAAGTAAATATAATAGCCCCTGCAATGATCAGGATATCCTGCACCCTGATATATTCCTGATTATACGTGATCAATAGTGAAATTGTTCCTGGACCGGCTAACATCGGAATCGCCAGAGGAGTTAGAGATATTTCTGACCGGGAATTAATATCATCCTTTACTCCTTTTTTCTTCATCCCCTTATGTTCTGCAAATTTTCCTGTAAGCAAAGCAAAACCCGAAGAAGTAATAATCAGTCCTCCTGCGATTTTCAGAGAACTAAGGCTAATTCCAAAAAACGTAAGAATATATTTACCTGCAAAAAACGATAAAAATAAAATCACTAAAACATTTACAGCGGTCCAGAAAGCAATCACAGATCGTTCTTTTTTTGAAAGATCTTTAGATAACCCCACAAACACCGGAACTGTCCCTAAAGGATTCATTATTGAAAACAACGCTCCAAAAGCATACACAAATAACTCCATTTTTTTTTCGCGCAAATTTCGCTGCATTATCAATAGCTATAATTCAATAAAAAATCAAAATTTAATTAAATAAAGGTTAAGAGAAACCAATAGTGGTTATTTTAAAAAACTGTTCATTATCTTAGAGATAGATTAGCGCTAACTAATATAATTCCACGAAATTAATTCATTCAAATGCTGCTCGTAGCGACATTGATTATCTATATTAGCCAACTCAAAAAACTTAACACAAGATGTACCTTAATTTAAACATTAGTAAATGAATATTATAGATCTATCAAAACCCATCCAATATAACAAGACCGACCCTTGGTTTATGAAAGTAAAAATCAAGCATAAACCACACAAAAAAGCAAAGTGGTTACTCCGATTTTTAGGATTACCTTTTAGACTATTCCCTAAGAATTTTACTGGATGGGCTGATGATACTATTCAGAAAATGGGTGTACACTCCACTACCCATATTGACGCTCCCTGGCATTATTCCCCTACCTGCAACGGAGCTCCTTCCAAGACAATCGATGAAATTCCTCTCGAGTGGTGCTATGGTGACGGAATTGTTATAGATATGGCACATAAAGCTGATTTTGATGAAATTACCGCTGAGGATCTCCAACAGTTTTTACAAACACACGAGCTTACACTTACTAAAGGAATGATTGTTTTAATAAAAACAGGAAGAGATAAATTCAATGGAACTAAAGACTTTCATAAAATAGGTACAGGAATGAGTGCAGAAGCCACAGAATGGCTAATTGATCAAGGAATAAAAGTCATGGGAATTGATGCCTGGGGGTGGGATCTCCCCTTGCCTTATTTAATACAAAAAGCTAAAGAAACAAATGATTCAGAACTTTTCTGGGAAGCACATTTAGTGGGGCAAAGAAAAGAATATTGCCATATGGAACAATTAGTCAATCTGGACAAACTCCCATATACAGGCTTTAAAGTTGCGGTATTTCCTCTAAAAATTGTAGGAGCCTCTGCAGCACCTGCCAGAGTTGTTGCCATGATTGAAT contains:
- a CDS encoding cysteine hydrolase family protein encodes the protein MLSKNQKTLPVLLLIDIQKGFDDIAYWGGERNNPTAEENIKKILDLWREKQLPLFHIQHCSVNPISPLAAKNPGNEFKNIVTPLPTEVVIKKSVNSAFIGTDLKERLNSLHADTVIIVGLTTDHCVSTTTRMAANFGYNTFLIHDATATFNKKDHNGQLYSAQEIHDTAIASLHEEFATILNTDTLLLKITSS
- a CDS encoding MarC family NAAT transporter — its product is MELFVYAFGALFSIMNPLGTVPVFVGLSKDLSKKERSVIAFWTAVNVLVILFLSFFAGKYILTFFGISLSSLKIAGGLIITSSGFALLTGKFAEHKGMKKKGVKDDINSRSEISLTPLAIPMLAGPGTISLLITYNQEYIRVQDILIIAGAIIFTSITIYGILKSSHLIVKMLGASGINGLSRIIGFIVIAIGVEYIISAVLGIIKTIEF
- a CDS encoding cyclase family protein, with the translated sequence MNIIDLSKPIQYNKTDPWFMKVKIKHKPHKKAKWLLRFLGLPFRLFPKNFTGWADDTIQKMGVHSTTHIDAPWHYSPTCNGAPSKTIDEIPLEWCYGDGIVIDMAHKADFDEITAEDLQQFLQTHELTLTKGMIVLIKTGRDKFNGTKDFHKIGTGMSAEATEWLIDQGIKVMGIDAWGWDLPLPYLIQKAKETNDSELFWEAHLVGQRKEYCHMEQLVNLDKLPYTGFKVAVFPLKIVGASAAPARVVAMIE